In Methanomassiliicoccus luminyensis B10, a single genomic region encodes these proteins:
- a CDS encoding respiratory chain complex I subunit 1 family protein, translating to MIVEIVQVVQFVILLAIAPLITGVIRKVKALLQSRKGPSVLQPYRDLRKLFHKSSVVPEDASWVFTLTPYVCMAAAAAAALLVPVIIASTFGFFGDLIVLIYLLATVRFFTALAALDAGSAFGGMGASREMMISSIVEPTMLLSIFSVALVAGTTSLGTISQRISTTGMDLMEPALLLAGAAFFIALLAENARVPFDNPATHLELTMVHEAMVLEYSGKQLALMESASMLKLVVFMAILANIFFPWGIATSADPLSLALGTLWFLVKVIALALVIALIESSIAKMRLFRLPNLLTVAFTLALLAVVSFYILGAP from the coding sequence ATGATCGTCGAGATCGTGCAGGTCGTGCAGTTCGTCATCCTGCTGGCCATCGCCCCGCTGATCACCGGCGTGATCCGCAAGGTCAAAGCCCTGCTGCAGAGCCGCAAGGGGCCCAGCGTGCTCCAGCCCTACCGCGACCTGCGCAAGCTGTTCCATAAATCCTCGGTCGTCCCCGAGGACGCCTCCTGGGTCTTCACCCTGACCCCCTACGTGTGCATGGCCGCGGCGGCAGCGGCCGCGTTGCTGGTTCCGGTGATCATAGCCAGCACTTTCGGCTTCTTCGGGGACCTCATAGTGCTCATCTACCTCCTGGCGACGGTGCGCTTCTTCACCGCCCTGGCCGCCCTGGACGCCGGCTCCGCCTTCGGCGGCATGGGCGCCAGCAGGGAGATGATGATATCGTCCATCGTCGAGCCGACCATGCTGCTGTCGATATTCTCGGTGGCGCTGGTGGCCGGGACCACTTCGCTGGGGACCATCTCCCAGCGCATCTCCACCACCGGTATGGACCTGATGGAGCCGGCCCTCCTGCTGGCCGGGGCGGCCTTCTTCATCGCCCTCCTGGCCGAGAACGCCAGGGTGCCGTTCGACAATCCCGCCACCCATCTCGAGCTCACCATGGTCCACGAGGCCATGGTCCTGGAGTACTCGGGCAAGCAGCTCGCCCTGATGGAATCGGCCTCCATGCTCAAGCTGGTGGTGTTCATGGCCATCCTGGCCAACATCTTCTTCCCCTGGGGGATCGCCACCTCCGCGGACCCGCTGTCGCTGGCCCTGGGAACGCTGTGGTTCCTGGTGAAGGTCATCGCCCTGGCCCTGGTGATCGCTCTGATCGAATCCTCCATCGCCAAGATGCGGCTGTTCCGCCTGCCCAACCTGCTCACCGTGGCGTTCACCCTGGCCCTGCTGGCAGTGGTCTCGTTCTACATCCTGGGGGCGCCCTGA
- a CDS encoding ferritin-like domain-containing protein, translating to MLSKDSDWARDEEELNRILGLLAAAVRVEERGRDYYRRLSECIGDREGKIILASLADDEMRHRSWLAHQIDRIFPGKDPASIEPDRRYADIVPQRIFLDLAPGACLAPKDEVKAVEAAIEVEKASVRMYLEVAGITADTELKDMMHRLAEWEKGHQKLLEENLHYLKRGGSWYGYTPILDG from the coding sequence ATGCTTTCCAAGGACAGCGACTGGGCAAGGGACGAGGAAGAGCTGAACCGCATCCTGGGGCTGCTGGCCGCGGCCGTCAGGGTGGAGGAGCGGGGCCGGGACTACTACCGCCGCCTCAGCGAATGCATCGGCGACAGGGAGGGGAAGATCATCCTGGCCAGCCTGGCTGACGACGAGATGAGGCACCGTTCCTGGCTGGCGCACCAGATCGACCGCATCTTCCCGGGGAAGGACCCTGCCTCCATCGAGCCGGACCGGAGGTACGCTGACATAGTGCCGCAGAGGATCTTTCTCGATCTGGCCCCCGGGGCCTGCCTGGCGCCGAAGGACGAGGTCAAGGCCGTGGAGGCCGCCATCGAGGTGGAGAAAGCCTCGGTGAGGATGTACCTGGAGGTCGCCGGCATCACCGCTGACACCGAGCTCAAGGACATGATGCACCGCCTGGCGGAGTGGGAGAAGGGGCACCAGAAGCTGCTGGAGGAGAACCTCCACTATCTCAAAAGGGGCGGGAGCTGGTACGGGTACACCCCCATCCTGGATGGGTGA
- a CDS encoding NADH-quinone oxidoreductase subunit K: MAINYINVIDALAAFILLTAFIAVASSRTVSLARLFALQSIALGLLALAVAFYTGVNHIYVVAVLALAIKGAVIPWMLREVMDRIGVDKRVEPLVSIPASLLACGALTIIAFYITQPIIFTSGAIDTITKNCLAISLAVVLIGFFTMISRKKALTQVMGLLTMENGLFLAAISVTYGMPMIVELGVFFDILVAVLIMGLLVFRISRTFETVDTSILRRLRD; this comes from the coding sequence ATGGCCATCAACTACATCAACGTGATAGACGCGCTCGCCGCGTTCATCCTGCTGACGGCGTTCATCGCCGTCGCCAGCAGCCGGACCGTGAGCCTGGCGAGGCTCTTCGCTCTCCAGTCCATCGCGCTGGGCCTTCTCGCCCTGGCGGTGGCGTTCTACACCGGGGTCAACCACATCTACGTGGTGGCGGTCCTGGCCCTCGCCATCAAGGGAGCGGTGATCCCCTGGATGCTCCGGGAGGTCATGGACAGGATCGGGGTCGACAAGAGGGTGGAGCCTCTGGTCAGCATACCCGCCTCCCTGCTGGCATGCGGGGCGCTGACCATCATCGCGTTCTACATCACCCAGCCCATAATATTCACCAGCGGGGCCATCGACACCATCACCAAGAACTGCCTGGCGATATCGCTGGCGGTCGTCCTCATCGGCTTCTTCACCATGATCAGCCGCAAGAAGGCCCTGACCCAGGTCATGGGCCTGCTGACCATGGAGAACGGCCTGTTCCTGGCCGCCATATCGGTGACGTACGGAATGCCGATGATCGTCGAGCTCGGGGTGTTCTTCGACATCCTGGTAGCGGTGCTCATCATGGGTCTGCTCGTCTTCCGCATAAGCAGGACCTTCGAGACGGTCGACACGTCCATCCTCAGGAGGCTGCGGGATTGA
- a CDS encoding hydrogenase large subunit, with the protein MSDAKLLGVLNYLPGELAEGIYFSKIEGNELRLYAKLDSMVPLVRHICEAHRAYLLSLHAVDERPLDHTFKVHVILAPQDEDHFVSVISSLDPGTRQFPSLTPYISAANWYEREVQDMFGLIPTGHPDPRPLVLYDDWPSGQYPLRKDFDPGTRLRRVRREYPFVKVEGEGIFEVPVGPVHAGVIEPGHFRFSVAGEPIVNLEIRMGYTHKGVEKISESTPYPQGVFLAERISGDTTVAHSTAYCQAVERLASARAPERAEHIRTVFLEMERLYSHFGDIAGIALDTAFSVPAAHGYLLREKMLNLNECVTGSRLLRSVNVLGGVRKDLTGNDVEKIRAALIRMKLEFDDLSDLMLSSPSMLDRVETTGMLSTPLALALGVVGPAARASGVDRDVRRDHPYAAYKGLSFRVPVYREGDVNSRMRVKMYEVRESMSIIEQALDSLPGGDIRAGVREVPQEEVAMSLVEAPRGELMHWIMSGDGTPYRHKVRDPSFCNWLAMEQAVLGNIVPDFPLINKSFNLSYSGNDL; encoded by the coding sequence ATGAGCGACGCGAAGCTCCTGGGCGTTCTGAACTACCTTCCCGGCGAGCTCGCCGAAGGCATCTACTTCTCCAAGATAGAGGGCAACGAGCTGCGGCTGTACGCCAAGCTGGACTCCATGGTCCCCCTGGTCCGGCACATCTGCGAGGCGCACCGCGCGTACCTGCTGTCCCTGCACGCGGTGGACGAGCGGCCGCTGGACCACACCTTCAAGGTCCACGTAATCCTGGCCCCCCAGGACGAGGACCACTTCGTGTCCGTCATATCCTCGCTGGACCCCGGCACCCGGCAGTTCCCCTCCCTGACGCCGTACATCAGCGCGGCCAACTGGTACGAGAGGGAGGTCCAGGACATGTTCGGCCTCATCCCCACGGGGCATCCCGACCCCAGGCCCCTGGTCCTCTACGACGATTGGCCCAGCGGGCAGTATCCCCTGCGCAAGGACTTCGACCCCGGCACCCGCCTCCGCCGGGTCAGGAGGGAGTACCCCTTCGTGAAGGTGGAGGGAGAGGGGATCTTCGAGGTACCGGTGGGTCCGGTGCACGCCGGGGTCATCGAGCCGGGGCACTTCCGCTTCTCCGTGGCCGGCGAGCCCATCGTCAATCTGGAGATCAGGATGGGCTACACTCACAAGGGCGTGGAGAAGATCTCCGAGAGCACCCCGTACCCCCAGGGGGTGTTCCTGGCCGAGCGCATTTCCGGCGACACCACCGTAGCGCACTCCACCGCCTACTGCCAGGCGGTGGAGCGCCTCGCCTCGGCGAGGGCGCCGGAGCGGGCCGAGCACATCCGGACGGTGTTCCTGGAGATGGAGCGGCTGTACAGCCACTTCGGGGACATCGCCGGCATCGCCCTGGACACCGCGTTCAGCGTCCCGGCCGCTCACGGGTACCTGCTCCGGGAGAAGATGCTCAATCTGAACGAATGCGTCACCGGCTCCCGCCTGCTGAGGTCCGTGAACGTGCTGGGCGGGGTGAGGAAGGACCTCACCGGCAACGACGTCGAGAAGATCAGGGCCGCCCTGATCAGGATGAAGCTGGAGTTCGACGACCTGTCCGACCTGATGCTGTCGTCCCCGTCCATGCTGGACAGGGTCGAGACGACCGGCATGCTGAGCACCCCTCTCGCCCTCGCCCTGGGGGTGGTGGGCCCGGCGGCCCGCGCCAGCGGGGTCGACCGGGACGTCCGCCGCGATCATCCCTACGCGGCGTACAAAGGCCTCAGCTTCAGGGTGCCCGTGTACCGGGAGGGGGACGTGAACTCCCGCATGCGCGTGAAGATGTACGAGGTCAGGGAGTCGATGTCCATAATAGAGCAGGCCCTGGACTCCCTGCCCGGCGGGGACATCCGCGCGGGGGTGAGGGAGGTGCCGCAGGAAGAGGTGGCCATGTCCCTGGTGGAGGCTCCCCGGGGCGAGCTGATGCACTGGATAATGTCCGGGGACGGCACACCGTACCGCCACAAGGTGAGGGACCCCTCCTTCTGCAACTGGCTGGCCATGGAGCAGGCGGTGCTGGGGAACATCGTCCCCGACTTCCCGCTGATCAACAAGAGCTTCAACCTGTCCTATTCGGGGAACGATCTGTGA
- the hyfB gene encoding hydrogenase 4 subunit B, producing the protein MYGNSMFFAFIIVSLAGAVLSAFLGKRERVARLVSFGAAAISSLLGLAVSLEVLLGGSVVTLAIPTSVPALGHFSLMVDSLSSYFLLAISILAFCVSVYSIGYTKEYEGRYSAGAMGFVFNVFLLSLVLVVTASNAVLFLIVWETMSLSSYLLVVYENRKQGSVSSGLLYLVMTHLGTALITAAFVLMWLNMPGERSFDFSAFGSLSSAGALPDAIRNAAFLLLLVGFGTKAGLVPLHVWLPQAHPAAPSNVSAMMSGIMVKTAVYMLIRCVFGFLGVHDAWWGLLVLLIACISALLGVLYALAETDIKRALAFSTIENMGLIFIAVGAAMVFQSYYLADPAGNAFLADLAALALIASLFHVLSHSLFKGLLFMGAGAVMYATHTKDMEELGGLAKRMKWTGGLFFIGALSISAIPPFNGFVSEWLMLQSLLLTQNIHDAMLNLLIPIAVGVLALTGALAAACFVRLFGMTFLARPRSRHAAEAREVPKSMLVGMGIAAALCILTGVLSVLIIPAIDTVTSSVLGVSIADKLVNGVILSPPAGEFSSMSPLVIGALLLFAVPAAFVISRRLGGPRPVRTGDTWDCGTPLGPRNEYTATGFSQPVERVFRSVYRPHAEVRTEPSSSPLIKRKISYAHSDEPVFERYLYSPVSRVMVWLATKVSVIQKGSIQAYLAYIFVVLLVLLVVFR; encoded by the coding sequence ATGTACGGTAACAGCATGTTCTTTGCGTTCATCATCGTCTCGCTGGCCGGCGCGGTCCTGTCCGCTTTCCTGGGCAAGAGGGAGCGCGTCGCCAGGCTCGTATCCTTCGGCGCCGCTGCCATATCCTCGCTTCTCGGCTTGGCCGTATCCCTGGAGGTCCTGCTGGGCGGCAGCGTCGTAACGCTGGCGATCCCCACCTCGGTGCCGGCCCTGGGCCACTTCTCCCTGATGGTGGACAGCCTGTCCTCCTACTTCCTGCTGGCCATATCCATACTGGCGTTCTGCGTTTCCGTCTATTCCATCGGCTACACCAAGGAGTACGAGGGGCGGTACAGCGCCGGGGCCATGGGGTTCGTGTTCAACGTGTTCCTGCTGTCCCTGGTCCTGGTGGTCACGGCCAGCAACGCGGTCCTCTTCCTGATCGTATGGGAGACCATGTCCCTGTCCTCCTACCTGCTGGTGGTGTACGAGAACAGGAAGCAGGGGTCGGTGTCCTCCGGGCTGCTCTACCTCGTAATGACCCACCTCGGCACCGCCCTCATCACCGCGGCCTTCGTGCTCATGTGGCTCAACATGCCCGGGGAGCGGTCCTTCGACTTCTCCGCCTTCGGCTCCCTCAGCTCGGCGGGGGCGCTGCCCGATGCCATCAGGAACGCCGCCTTCCTCCTCCTGCTCGTCGGCTTCGGCACCAAGGCCGGCCTGGTCCCCCTGCACGTCTGGCTGCCCCAAGCTCACCCCGCCGCCCCGTCCAACGTCTCCGCCATGATGTCCGGCATCATGGTCAAGACGGCGGTGTACATGCTCATCCGCTGCGTCTTCGGCTTCCTGGGGGTCCATGACGCCTGGTGGGGCCTGCTGGTGCTGCTGATCGCCTGCATCTCGGCCCTGCTGGGCGTTCTGTATGCCCTTGCGGAGACGGACATCAAGCGGGCCCTGGCGTTCTCCACCATCGAGAACATGGGCCTGATCTTCATCGCCGTCGGCGCGGCCATGGTGTTCCAGTCCTACTACCTGGCGGACCCCGCGGGGAACGCCTTCCTCGCCGACCTGGCCGCCCTGGCGCTCATAGCCTCGCTGTTCCACGTGCTGTCCCACTCGCTGTTCAAGGGCCTCCTGTTCATGGGCGCCGGCGCGGTGATGTATGCCACCCACACCAAGGACATGGAGGAGCTGGGCGGGCTGGCCAAGAGGATGAAGTGGACCGGGGGCCTGTTCTTCATCGGCGCGCTGTCCATCTCGGCGATACCGCCGTTCAACGGCTTCGTCAGCGAGTGGCTGATGCTCCAGTCCCTGCTGCTCACCCAGAACATCCACGACGCCATGCTGAACCTCCTCATCCCCATCGCGGTGGGCGTTCTCGCCCTGACGGGAGCGCTGGCTGCCGCCTGCTTCGTGCGCCTGTTCGGCATGACCTTCCTGGCGAGGCCGCGCAGCCGGCATGCCGCCGAGGCCAGGGAGGTGCCGAAGTCCATGCTGGTGGGCATGGGCATCGCCGCGGCCCTGTGCATCCTCACCGGCGTGCTCTCGGTGCTAATCATACCGGCCATAGACACGGTCACCTCCTCGGTGCTGGGGGTCAGCATCGCCGACAAGCTCGTCAACGGTGTCATCCTTTCGCCCCCGGCCGGGGAGTTCTCCAGCATGAGCCCCTTGGTCATCGGTGCGCTCCTCCTCTTCGCCGTCCCCGCCGCCTTCGTCATCTCCCGGCGCCTGGGAGGCCCCCGGCCCGTCAGGACCGGCGACACCTGGGACTGCGGCACTCCTCTTGGCCCCAGGAACGAGTACACCGCTACCGGGTTCTCGCAGCCGGTGGAGCGGGTGTTCCGCTCGGTGTACCGCCCCCATGCTGAGGTGAGGACCGAGCCGTCCTCCTCCCCGCTGATCAAGAGAAAGATCTCCTACGCCCATTCCGACGAGCCGGTGTTCGAGCGGTACCTCTACAGCCCTGTTTCCAGGGTGATGGTGTGGCTCGCCACCAAGGTGAGCGTCATCCAGAAGGGTAGCATCCAGGCTTACCTGGCCTACATCTTCGTGGTGTTGCTGGTACTGCTGGTGGTGTTCCGATGA
- a CDS encoding hydrogenase 4 subunit F produces MIEVLLCIPPIAAALCYLVRRKRAVEAVAVAGSALTLMVAAWLSYGVFTSGTVSEGMLYMDAFSAYMLLLVSLVGLLASLYSISYIGSDLREGEISEVKLRNYYVFFQVFVFTMLLVCVSDNLGIMWIAIEGTTLASAYLVGFYDRDTSVEAAWKYLIICSVGITLALLGIILLYASSIHVLGEESSALNWSTLMTAAGSLDPGLLKLAFIFVLVGYGTKAGLSPMHTWLPDAHSQAPTPVSALLSAVLLNCAMYGVLRFHMIVGSSPLGPGFSGGLLLAFGLLSLGTAAAFIILARDYKRMLAYSSIEHMGIIAIGFGFGGFWGIFGALFHMLNHALAKTLLFFGAGNILQKLRTKDIDRVRGLLHVMPVTGALFLGGALAITGSPPFSLFISEFMVLVGGLDSGSGLAAALYLFLLAVIFAAFMYHAGRMVFGEPCDEDAEKGERGRLPLVIMGALLAAVLALGLFIPGELNEVLEQIVRLFPGGGA; encoded by the coding sequence TTGATCGAGGTCCTGCTGTGCATCCCCCCCATCGCCGCGGCCCTGTGCTACCTGGTGAGAAGGAAGCGCGCCGTGGAGGCCGTGGCCGTGGCCGGCTCCGCCCTCACCCTGATGGTGGCGGCATGGCTGTCCTATGGGGTCTTCACCTCCGGCACCGTCAGCGAGGGCATGCTCTACATGGACGCGTTCTCCGCGTACATGCTGCTCCTTGTCTCCCTGGTGGGCCTGCTGGCCTCCCTGTACTCGATATCGTACATCGGGAGCGATCTCCGCGAGGGGGAGATCAGCGAGGTGAAGCTGCGGAACTACTACGTGTTCTTCCAGGTCTTCGTATTCACCATGCTCCTGGTGTGCGTGTCCGACAACCTGGGCATAATGTGGATCGCCATCGAGGGCACCACGCTCGCCTCCGCGTACCTGGTGGGGTTCTATGACCGCGATACCTCCGTGGAGGCGGCCTGGAAGTACCTCATCATATGCTCCGTGGGCATCACCCTGGCCCTGCTGGGCATCATCCTGCTGTACGCCTCCTCCATACACGTGCTGGGCGAGGAGTCGTCGGCTCTGAACTGGTCCACCCTCATGACCGCGGCGGGTTCCCTGGACCCCGGGCTGCTCAAACTCGCCTTCATATTCGTCCTCGTCGGCTACGGCACCAAGGCGGGCCTGTCGCCGATGCACACCTGGCTCCCGGACGCGCACTCCCAGGCGCCCACGCCGGTGTCCGCCCTGCTCTCAGCGGTGCTGCTCAACTGCGCCATGTACGGCGTCCTGCGCTTCCACATGATCGTGGGCTCGTCGCCGCTGGGCCCCGGCTTCTCCGGCGGCCTCCTCCTGGCGTTCGGGCTGCTGTCGCTGGGGACCGCCGCGGCGTTCATCATACTGGCCCGCGACTACAAGCGCATGCTGGCCTACTCCTCCATCGAGCACATGGGCATCATCGCCATAGGCTTCGGGTTCGGAGGGTTCTGGGGCATCTTCGGCGCGCTGTTCCACATGCTGAACCACGCGCTGGCCAAGACCCTCCTGTTCTTCGGGGCCGGCAACATCCTCCAGAAGCTGCGGACCAAGGACATCGACAGGGTCCGCGGGCTGCTGCACGTGATGCCGGTGACCGGCGCGCTGTTCCTAGGCGGCGCGCTGGCCATCACCGGCTCCCCTCCCTTCTCGCTGTTCATCAGCGAGTTCATGGTGCTGGTGGGCGGCCTCGATTCCGGCTCCGGCCTGGCCGCGGCGTTGTACCTCTTCCTCCTGGCGGTGATCTTCGCCGCGTTCATGTACCACGCCGGGCGCATGGTGTTCGGGGAGCCCTGCGACGAGGACGCGGAGAAGGGGGAGAGGGGCCGGCTCCCTCTGGTAATCATGGGCGCGCTGCTGGCGGCGGTCCTCGCCCTGGGGCTCTTCATCCCCGGCGAGCTGAACGAGGTGCTCGAGCAGATCGTGAGGCTGTTCCCGGGAGGCGGGGCATGA
- a CDS encoding universal stress protein: MPADNPVKGTNLLLATDGKPHSAKAINYAIGLARLTSSKLFVIYVVSPKTEAEKQPLIKEGMEVLQGIKTQASGEGVDTTTLLEAGSPYKAILAAADRVKAESIVVGTSGKSALDRVLIGSVSEYVVRNAPCSVIVVK; the protein is encoded by the coding sequence ATGCCCGCGGACAATCCGGTGAAGGGGACCAACCTTCTGTTGGCTACGGACGGGAAGCCTCACTCGGCCAAGGCGATCAATTACGCTATCGGCCTGGCCAGGCTGACCTCGTCCAAACTGTTCGTAATATATGTGGTCAGCCCCAAGACGGAGGCGGAGAAGCAGCCTCTCATCAAGGAGGGGATGGAGGTGTTGCAAGGCATCAAGACCCAGGCCTCCGGGGAGGGCGTGGATACGACCACGCTGCTGGAGGCCGGCTCGCCGTACAAGGCCATATTGGCCGCCGCCGACCGAGTGAAGGCAGAGTCGATCGTCGTAGGGACCTCCGGCAAGTCCGCCCTGGACAGGGTGCTCATCGGCTCGGTGTCGGAGTACGTGGTCCGCAACGCCCCGTGCTCGGTCATCGTGGTAAAATGA
- a CDS encoding 4Fe-4S binding protein, giving the protein MLEFLKLGLMKKGVQTKEYPREPYVPFSAFMGSPVIDAAGCDRCGRCAAVCPAGAISLVPEGIEVSLERCVFCAACAGECPGHISMGKEFELAARKREDLRVVFRHG; this is encoded by the coding sequence ATGCTGGAGTTCCTAAAGCTCGGCCTGATGAAGAAAGGGGTGCAGACGAAGGAGTACCCCCGGGAGCCGTACGTGCCGTTCAGCGCCTTCATGGGCTCTCCGGTCATCGACGCTGCGGGGTGCGACAGGTGCGGCCGCTGCGCCGCGGTGTGCCCGGCGGGGGCCATCTCCCTGGTCCCGGAGGGCATCGAGGTCTCCCTGGAGCGTTGCGTGTTCTGCGCCGCCTGCGCCGGGGAGTGCCCGGGGCACATCAGCATGGGCAAGGAGTTCGAGCTCGCCGCCCGGAAGCGGGAGGACCTCAGGGTGGTGTTCCGCCATGGATGA
- a CDS encoding (Fe-S)-binding protein, producing MVKMPEINRELLACLQCGYCVRVCPSYEQTPWESITPRGKVYYLSQISKRSPMDTLLGRKVKVDEEFVEAVFKCTGCAQCETVCHVNIEFGDFWEKVREWIVDQGKGPLPAHAKLAERIKESRNPYGEPAEKRGAWWPAEVPHQERPEVIFFAGCTGSYRTTNIPKAGAIVLHRAGVKVDVLGADEWCCTSPALRTGQTTMTNAFAEHNIRSTEVRGARAMVTTCAGCYKTTTNDYGKYFANPSFPVYHFSQYADRLIKEKKLKFTKEIKAKVTYHDPCHLGRHAGVFEEPREVIKKIPGVELVEMPRNRMGSRCCGAGGGYKSAYNDLAVNIAAERIKEAVATGAEILVTSCPFCVVNLQAGAKQIGANIKVKDISELLLEATDPNATPAPAEGAKAAAEPKKAPAEAKAKAESPKAPAPEKASASKA from the coding sequence ATGGTAAAAATGCCGGAAATCAACAGAGAGCTTCTCGCTTGCTTGCAATGCGGGTACTGCGTACGCGTATGCCCTTCTTATGAGCAGACCCCCTGGGAGTCCATCACCCCCCGCGGCAAGGTCTACTACCTGAGCCAGATCTCCAAGAGGTCCCCCATGGACACCCTCCTGGGACGCAAGGTCAAGGTGGACGAGGAGTTCGTTGAGGCAGTGTTCAAGTGCACCGGCTGCGCCCAGTGCGAGACGGTCTGCCATGTCAACATCGAGTTCGGCGACTTCTGGGAGAAGGTGCGCGAGTGGATAGTGGACCAGGGAAAGGGGCCCCTGCCCGCGCACGCCAAGCTGGCCGAGAGGATCAAGGAGTCCCGCAACCCCTATGGCGAGCCGGCCGAGAAGCGCGGCGCCTGGTGGCCCGCGGAGGTGCCTCATCAGGAAAGGCCGGAGGTCATATTCTTCGCCGGCTGCACCGGCTCCTACAGGACGACCAACATCCCCAAGGCCGGCGCCATCGTGCTCCACCGCGCCGGCGTCAAGGTCGACGTGCTGGGCGCGGACGAGTGGTGCTGCACCTCCCCGGCCCTAAGGACCGGCCAGACCACCATGACCAACGCCTTTGCCGAGCATAACATCCGCTCCACCGAGGTCAGGGGCGCCAGGGCCATGGTCACCACCTGCGCCGGCTGCTACAAGACCACCACCAACGACTACGGCAAGTACTTCGCCAACCCCTCCTTCCCGGTATACCACTTCTCGCAGTACGCGGACCGGCTGATCAAGGAGAAGAAGCTGAAGTTCACCAAGGAGATCAAGGCCAAGGTAACATACCACGACCCCTGCCACCTGGGCCGCCACGCCGGCGTGTTCGAGGAGCCCCGCGAGGTCATCAAGAAGATCCCCGGGGTCGAGCTGGTGGAGATGCCCCGCAACAGGATGGGCTCGAGGTGCTGCGGCGCCGGAGGCGGCTACAAGAGCGCCTACAACGACCTCGCGGTGAACATCGCCGCAGAGAGGATCAAGGAGGCCGTGGCCACCGGGGCCGAGATCCTGGTCACCTCGTGCCCGTTCTGCGTGGTGAACCTCCAGGCCGGCGCGAAGCAGATCGGCGCCAACATCAAGGTCAAGGACATCTCCGAGCTGCTGCTGGAGGCCACCGACCCCAACGCGACCCCGGCTCCCGCCGAGGGCGCCAAGGCAGCGGCGGAGCCGAAGAAGGCGCCGGCGGAAGCGAAGGCCAAGGCCGAGTCGCCCAAGGCCCCTGCTCCAGAGAAGGCCTCCGCTTCGAAGGCCTGA
- a CDS encoding ferritin-like domain-containing protein yields MAEENCAVDARKGVSALVAAMRIERTGREFYERVAGCVADDRSRILLKGLAEDEEKHRSELQGQIDRLSRSTEWSPAEPAPELMDLVPSTVFPFPPPGACLALKDEVRAMELAIGIEERKTELYRKVASTSQDCQLREAMSSLADRNEKHRRVLEENLFYLKRGGSWYGYEPILDG; encoded by the coding sequence ATGGCGGAAGAGAACTGCGCTGTCGACGCGAGGAAGGGCGTCTCGGCCCTGGTGGCGGCCATGAGGATAGAGCGGACCGGGAGGGAGTTCTACGAGAGGGTGGCCGGCTGCGTGGCGGACGACCGCAGCAGGATCTTGCTAAAGGGGCTGGCCGAGGACGAGGAGAAGCATCGCTCCGAGCTGCAGGGACAGATCGACCGCCTCTCCCGGAGCACCGAATGGTCGCCGGCGGAGCCGGCCCCGGAGCTTATGGACCTCGTTCCCTCCACGGTCTTCCCGTTCCCTCCCCCCGGAGCGTGCCTGGCGCTGAAGGACGAGGTCAGGGCCATGGAGCTGGCGATCGGGATCGAGGAGCGGAAGACCGAGCTGTACCGGAAGGTCGCCTCCACCTCCCAGGACTGCCAGCTGAGGGAAGCGATGAGCTCGCTGGCGGACCGGAACGAGAAGCACCGCCGGGTGCTGGAAGAGAACCTCTTCTACCTGAAGAGGGGCGGGAGCTGGTACGGGTACGAGCCCATCCTGGACGGGTGA
- a CDS encoding NADH-quinone oxidoreductase subunit B family protein — translation MDEAMEQLGQGLKARISEVFGRSLSIREVDAGSCNGCEVEVNALTNVVHDIERFGLRIVASPRHADMLLVTGPVSRNMEHALLQTYKATPEPKLVVAMGSCAISGGVFRGSYATLDGVDQVIPVDVYIPGCPPRPQAIIQGILMAVDKWERRRT, via the coding sequence ATGGATGAGGCGATGGAGCAGCTGGGCCAGGGGCTGAAGGCCAGGATCTCCGAGGTCTTCGGGCGGTCCCTCTCGATCAGGGAGGTGGACGCGGGGTCCTGCAACGGCTGCGAGGTGGAGGTGAACGCGCTGACCAATGTCGTCCACGACATCGAGCGCTTCGGCCTGCGCATCGTCGCCTCGCCCCGCCATGCCGACATGCTGCTGGTGACCGGCCCGGTCTCTCGCAACATGGAGCACGCGCTGCTGCAGACCTACAAGGCCACCCCGGAGCCCAAGCTGGTGGTGGCCATGGGCTCCTGCGCCATCTCCGGCGGGGTGTTCCGCGGCTCCTACGCCACGCTGGACGGGGTCGACCAAGTGATCCCCGTGGACGTGTACATCCCCGGCTGCCCGCCGAGGCCCCAGGCGATCATCCAGGGCATACTGATGGCCGTGGACAAATGGGAACGGCGCCGAACTTAG